The following DNA comes from Hahella chejuensis KCTC 2396.
GTCCACGCCGCTGAGTAACCGCTTCGTCACCTATCGCCTGTACTGGACTGAGTCCCAGATTCGTTTCGCCATCGTGGACAACGGTCAAGAGCATGATCTCTATGACAATCCGATTCCCATTGGCGGCGAGGCGGAAGAGTTTCAGGCTCCGTTCTACTTCCTGCTGAACCTGGCGGTGGGCGGAAACTTCACCGACGCGCGCGAGAACGGTCAGGTCTCCGCGCCGTTGCCGGGTAAAATGCTGGTGGACTACATTCGCGTGTATGAGCTGGACGGGCAGGGCGAAGTCAAACTTGGCCGTCCAGGTCCGGAAACCGGAACCTTTGGCGTATTCACCGACGAGTCCGCCACCACTAACAAGCTGGAAGCGGGCTCATCTTCCGATATTTATGTGTGGGACCAAACCACCAGTGGCGGCTCGGAATCGCCCTATGAAGGAGACAAAGTCATCTCCTGGAAAGCCAAGGCCAACACCTGGTTTGGCGGCGGCGTTCAGGCCCGGCAACCGGTGAATCTGAGCAAGTTTGACGAAGGCGAGCTGAAATTCCGCATCAAGATTCCCGCCGACGTCTCTTTCCGCATCGGCGTGACAGACACTCATACCAACCAGAACTGGCTGGATTTCCCCGCTTATGAAGACAAATACGGTCTGACCCGCAACGGCGAATGGGGAGAAGTCAGCATCCCGGTGTCGGAGTTGCGCGGTCCGCTGATTGACCTGCGTTCGATTCAATATCCCTTTGCAATCCTGAGCAAAGACGGCCAGTTGCCGGGAACGGACTTCGCGTTCGCCATCGACGATATTCTCTGGACCGGCGGTGGCGGACCGGTTGTGGTGGACAGCGATAATGACGGCGTCAACGACAATGAGGACATGTGTCCCGGCACGCCGGCAGGCACGCCAGTCGGCGCGGACGGTTGTCCTCTGGAGCAGGACGCGGACGGCGATGGCGTGGAAGACAGCATCGACCAGTGTCCCAATACCCCGGCGGGCGCTGAAGTGGATGAGGTCGGCTGTCAGGTCATCGTGACCGATAAGATCAAGGTGCAGGCGGAAGATTACAGCGCCTTCTTTGACACTAGCCCAGGCAACAACGGCGGCGTCTACCGTGAAGACGATGTGGATATTGAAGCAACCTCTGACGTGGACGGCGGCTACAACATCGGCTGGACCGACGCCAACGAATGGCTGGAATACAGTGTGACCCTGGGGCACGGACAATACAGTCTCGACGCGCGCGTCGCCTCCCTGGTGGGCAATGGCAAATACGCGGTATTCATTGATGGCGATCTGGTGGGATCAAAAACGGTTGACGCCACTGGCGGCTGGCAGACGTTTGTGACCCAGGAAGTCGGCAGCTTCAACGTCGAGCGCGGACAGCATACTCTGAAAGTGGAAATGTATGGCGGCGAACTCAACCTGAACTGGCTGGAAATTCGCTCCATGGATGTCATCGACAGTGATGGCGATGGGGTCAAGGATGAGCGCGATCAGTGTCCAGGCACGCCAGCCGGCGATGAAGTGGACGACAACGGCTGCACCATAGTGCGAACTGAGAATGTCGTCGTGCAGGCGGAAGACTATGACGCCTACTTCGACACCACGCCCGGCAATCAGGGTGGCGCTCACCGTAATGACGATGTGGACATCGAAGTCAGCGGCGATGTCGATGGCGGCCACAACGTGGGCTGGATCGCCGGCTCGGAATGGCTGGAATACAACGTGACCCTGGGCGCTGGAGACTATGACCTCACGGCCCGCGTCGCCTCCGCCGTGGGCGGCGGTCGCTTCCGCGTGCTGGTGGATGGAGCGGAAGTGGGAACGGGCTCCGTCGCCAATACCGGCGGCTGGCAGTCCTATCGTACGCTCCCCATCGGAACATTCACCGTAGACCAGGGCGAACATCGCGTGCGGGTGGAAGCGAGCGTCGGCGAGTTCAATCTGAACTGGCTGAATATCCTCACTCACAGTGATGCGGACAGCGACCATGACGGCGTCGCCGATAACCTGGACCAATGCCCGAATACGCCAGTGGGAACTCAGGTGGACGCCAGCGGTTGTCCTGTTGGCGGAGAGGGAGACAGCGTTCGTGTGATGACGTTCAATGTGCGCACGGAACAGGCTAACGACCCTGGAGAGCGCAACTGGAGCCACCGCAAGGGAGAAGTGGTGCGTACGATTCAGCGCCAGAATCCCGATCTGCTGGGCCTGCAGGAGACTACTGGCGGCCAGTATGACTTCATCAAGAACACGCTGGGCGCCAACTGGGGCGCCACCAGCTACCGGCAGATTCTCTATCGCTCCGACCGCTACACCTATGTGGACGGCGGCCTGATTGATCTAGTGGCGGATGTGTGGGGCCCTCGCAGCGCGGAGTGGGCGAAAATGCGCCGCAACGCCGATGGCCGTGAGCTGGTGTTCATCAATACCCACTGGGGCGTGGATGGTAATTCCCAGCAGGGCTCCGCCAATATCCTGAGAGATCGTCTAGGTGAGGTGAATCAGAACTGGGGGACGCCAACGGTATTGCTGGGCGATCTGAACGCTATCCCTGGGAGCGGGCCGGTGAATACGTTGGTTAACCAGACGCCACTTAACAGCTTCTTCAGCGGCGGCACATTCAATAACTGGAATGTCCAGGCCGGGGATCAGCTGGATCATGTCGTCGGCTCCCGCGTCAATGCGGCAGGCTGTGCTTTGGAAACCTATCGCGAAGGCGACTACCCGCCTTCCGACCACTATCCCATCGCCTGCGAGCTGCGTTTGCAGTAAGCCTCCCATCTTGCAGCGCCAGCGCACGTTTTCGATAACGTGCGCTGGCTTTTGCGAACTACTCTGCGTTGTACTTCGCCTCACTCTCCAGCGCCGCCTGATAACCGGCATGTTTCTCCAGCACAGCCTGATAGCGTTGAATATTGGGATATTTGGCCATCGCGCCGCTGCGCTGCAGGAAATCCAAAATGAAAGAGATCATGATATCCGCGCCAGTGAGCCGGTTATCCACCAGATAGTCTTTGCCTTCCAGAGAGCGCTCCAGGTGACCGATCACCTTGCCGATTTCGGACTGCGCGTATCCTTGCAAAAAGCGGGTTTCAGTTCCGTCTTTATCCAGAAACAGCTTCAGTAATAACGGCAGCATCGCCGAGCTTTCCGCGAAGTGAATCCAGTACAGATACTCCGCGAAAGATTTGCTGTCGCGGGCTGGCGCCAGCCTGTCCGGGGCGTAGCGTTCAATCAGATATTCGGTAATGGCGCCGGATTCCGGCAGCACAATATCATCTATTTCAATCACCGGGGATTTGCCCAGAGGGTGGATCTGAGTCAATTCCGGTGGCGCCAGAGAGGTGGTTTTATCCCGCTGATAGGGGATCACGCTATAAGGCTGACCGATTTCCTCCACCAGCCAGATGATCCGGCGGGAGCGGGATTTGTTGAGGTGGTGCAGTTTGATCATGGGGTGAAGTCCTGTTCTCTGGGTGTGGTTGACGCAGGGCGTTTCCGGGACGACTGTGGACGGATAAGGTGACGACGCTAGCGTGAAAACGCCCCTGAATGAATCAGGCATCGATGTTAAGTGATTGAAAAACTGCGGTAAATAACCGCCGGATGTTTTCGGTGTAAATTTTAATAATCCGCGCGCGGCAGGCTTTTTCCACTCCACTATAATTAAAGTAGAGCCGGGAAAGCCTGGAGTTAGTTTTACTGCGCGTGAGGCGACGTTCCGGACCTACTGCAAAACGTCTCTGCATGGATCATCAACAAGGTCGATTCTATCGGCGGGTGAAGTCTATGAGAGATGCCAGAATAAAACCCAAGCAATTACCTTCTGTCTGTCCATGGTTGTTTTCCCTTCTGATCAACACTCTGTGGATCTCGGATTTGCGGGCGGTTGATTTCGATACGTTCAAGCAGGAAGCGGAGAAAGCCGGGGCGGTGTATGTCGCCTATTCGGACGGAGAGGAGTTTCGCCAACTTTTTGTCGAGGGTAAAGCCAGTGAGGCGATTCATCGTTTGCAGAGCTTGACTCCCGACGACGCCAAGACCGTCTATGACTATTTCATTCTCGGCAACATGCTCTACCAGCTCGACCCGAACGGCAGCTACAGCTATATGATTCGCGCCGAGCGGCTGGAGCCTGACAACCCCATGATCCTCTACGAGAGAGGCATGCATGAACATCGCAACAGCCAGTTTCAAAGTGCGTTGCGCTACTATGAAAGGCTGGTCAGGGCCAGGCCGCAGGGGCTGAATCCCATCGCCTGGGCGTACATCACTCATGCATACCTGATGCAGGGAGACGTGGACAAAGCGTTTAACGCCTGGCGCAAGTCTGATTTCAGCGAGCATCATATCGCCATAGAAAAAGGCATGTATACGCTATTCTCCAATAGCCGTCAGGAGGCGCGCCGAGAGGCGCTTATTCGCGATATTGAGGCGGGGGCGACAGAGAAGCTTTGTGATTTGTGGACGCTGGACTCGAACTGGGAGGTAGACTGGTGGAATCAGCGCCCGAAAGCGGATTACCTGGCGTTCGACAGATCTTTGATCGCCAGGATGGTGACGGATAACGCTTCGCCGCAGGCAGCGCAACTGCGTCTGTGTCAGGACATCGACAGGCTTTCAAAAGAAGAGCTGCTGCAAAGGTTGCAGGCGCTGAAGATTTCTCCGCCAGATAATCAATTGCCCGTTTCCGCCACACTGATCTGGCGTATTTTTGCTCAGCTGACCACAATGGAGGCGGCGACGCCCAACCAGCTGTTCGACAGATACGGCGCGCAACTGAAAAGCTACGCGGCGCAATTTCCCCAAGAGTCCTTGTATTACGACTTGCTTGGCTTCTTATACG
Coding sequences within:
- a CDS encoding carbohydrate-binding domain-containing protein, encoding MAFVQDNKESPRRYTARAGLFMLSALSAAMAQADVGALLWEEDFDSLNPSVWNVDEGDGCPSLCGWGNQELQWYAKDNLSIEEIPAEPGNHALVIEARRQDVGGKAFTSGKITTKDAVSVRYGMIEIRMQSPEVGVGLWPAAWMLGTSTANWPAKGEIDIMEMGHSAAGRKNAGHDGAPINNYVGSNLIFYADSACVPDNPSCAASTAWNTDNAYVASTPLSNRFVTYRLYWTESQIRFAIVDNGQEHDLYDNPIPIGGEAEEFQAPFYFLLNLAVGGNFTDARENGQVSAPLPGKMLVDYIRVYELDGQGEVKLGRPGPETGTFGVFTDESATTNKLEAGSSSDIYVWDQTTSGGSESPYEGDKVISWKAKANTWFGGGVQARQPVNLSKFDEGELKFRIKIPADVSFRIGVTDTHTNQNWLDFPAYEDKYGLTRNGEWGEVSIPVSELRGPLIDLRSIQYPFAILSKDGQLPGTDFAFAIDDILWTGGGGPVVVDSDNDGVNDNEDMCPGTPAGTPVGADGCPLEQDADGDGVEDSIDQCPNTPAGAEVDEVGCQVIVTDKIKVQAEDYSAFFDTSPGNNGGVYREDDVDIEATSDVDGGYNIGWTDANEWLEYSVTLGHGQYSLDARVASLVGNGKYAVFIDGDLVGSKTVDATGGWQTFVTQEVGSFNVERGQHTLKVEMYGGELNLNWLEIRSMDVIDSDGDGVKDERDQCPGTPAGDEVDDNGCTIVRTENVVVQAEDYDAYFDTTPGNQGGAHRNDDVDIEVSGDVDGGHNVGWIAGSEWLEYNVTLGAGDYDLTARVASAVGGGRFRVLVDGAEVGTGSVANTGGWQSYRTLPIGTFTVDQGEHRVRVEASVGEFNLNWLNILTHSDADSDHDGVADNLDQCPNTPVGTQVDASGCPVGGEGDSVRVMTFNVRTEQANDPGERNWSHRKGEVVRTIQRQNPDLLGLQETTGGQYDFIKNTLGANWGATSYRQILYRSDRYTYVDGGLIDLVADVWGPRSAEWAKMRRNADGRELVFINTHWGVDGNSQQGSANILRDRLGEVNQNWGTPTVLLGDLNAIPGSGPVNTLVNQTPLNSFFSGGTFNNWNVQAGDQLDHVVGSRVNAAGCALETYREGDYPPSDHYPIACELRLQ
- a CDS encoding glutathione S-transferase family protein — protein: MIKLHHLNKSRSRRIIWLVEEIGQPYSVIPYQRDKTTSLAPPELTQIHPLGKSPVIEIDDIVLPESGAITEYLIERYAPDRLAPARDSKSFAEYLYWIHFAESSAMLPLLLKLFLDKDGTETRFLQGYAQSEIGKVIGHLERSLEGKDYLVDNRLTGADIMISFILDFLQRSGAMAKYPNIQRYQAVLEKHAGYQAALESEAKYNAE